From a region of the Panicum virgatum strain AP13 chromosome 2K, P.virgatum_v5, whole genome shotgun sequence genome:
- the LOC120677621 gene encoding uncharacterized protein LOC120677621 isoform X4 produces the protein MEAEPPQRWAATYTKHVKQKRKAYHDGALLLYPASGRLVLLDDAGDTLESRFLRSSEELSPGAALSFQAHLVDVGEPEDGPARYASSSASASAAGSRASRRGGGARARPPSSGRVFPPRASRAFANPSKSRGCERWGDGDAAGSEVVDSKFQEWTALYTAQLTQKSKKYHNGFVKLVQASPHLQQIVLLSEDGQVLGSRHLKSGESIESGKKCHFPNYLIEICEAENQKQEESMVHSGQKNGGNTCNKMGLGASSTSKKFVSPQKFHGLDDTASKVTASYGKPESDKVETVAAGCTGSLMKADSGFKEWNALYTTQLTQKAKKYHDGILRLVQIGSHARQMPRRVTGKTMQALVGHRLPKQPAVTWMHHKISMVAKLNVITNILRGSATSFLPDLGESISSRNGDPLQFHDVQDGKSGCYNSGIRREVGKSTFGNMDDSLRTASQILSIMKPPSEARISQSSQSGQAHYSLASSEARIALDASCRRNSVINDSNRNFDGSWTSGMSHFATQLRASVKSCLNLQTIPRMNSVRDHQWGKSSRNSHPPHDHQTFMRPAAFEGQDLAMFDIPASDMSNADKEKLDSSSQHTESSSGTESCCNIGTDPGLQEDKGRSANQLSTQNSIADAKCDGPAPTSSYTLTCKDPKIQELVDDCPSFDLGF, from the exons ATGGAGGCGGAGCCGCCGCAGCGGTGGGCGGCGACGTACACGAAGCACGTGAAGCAGAAGCGCAAGGCCTACCACgacggcgccctcctcctctacCCGGCCTCGGgccgcctcgtcctcctcgacgacgccggcgacaCCCTCGAGTCCAGGTTCCTCCGCTCCAGCGAGGAGCTCTCCCCGGGGGCCGCGCTCTCCTTCCAGGCGCACCTCGTCGACGTCGGCGAGCCCGAGGACGGCCCCGCCAGGTACGCCTCCtcttccgcctccgcctccgctgccggtTCCCGCGCCTcgcgccgcggcggtggcgccaggGCGCGTCCGCCGAGCTCCGGGAGGGTGTTCCCGCCTCGTGCGTCCCGCGCGTTCGCGAACCCGTCGAAGAGCCGCGGGTGCGAGCGCTGGGGCGACggcgatgccgcgggctcggaGGTGGTGGACTCCAAGTTCCAAG AGTGGACCGCGCTGTACACCGCCCAGCTGACTCAGAAGTCAAAGAAGTACCACAATGGCTTCGTGAAGCTTGTGCAGGCCAGCCCACATTTGCAGCAG ATTGTTTTGCTCTCTGAGGATGGCCAAGTGCTAGGCAGCAGGCACCTCAAGTCTGGGGAATCCATTGAAAGTGGGAAGAAATGCCATTTTCCTAATTATCTGATTGAGATTTGTGAGGCCGAAAATCAGAAACAAG AGGAATCTATGGTGCACTCAGGACAAAAGAATGGAGGAAATACATGTAACAAGATGGGACTGGGTGCATCCAGTACATCTAAAAAATTTGTCAGCCCACAGAAGTTTCATG GTCTTGATGACACTGCATCAAAAGTCACCGCTAGCTATGGTAAGCCAGAGTCTGACAAGGTTGAAACAGTGGCTGCTGGTTGCACAGGGAGCCTTATGAAAGCAGACTCAGGTTTCAAAG AATGGAATGCCCTATACACTACTCAACTTACTCAAAAAGCAAAGAAGTACCATGATGGCATCTTGAGGCTCGTGCAAATTGGTTCACATGCAAGGCAG ATGCCCAGAAGAGTAACTGGGAAAACAATGCAAGCTCTAGTAGGCCACAGGTTGCCAAAACAACCTGCAGTAACATGGATGCACCACAAAATTTCAATGGTAGCTAAGCTTAATGTTATAACCA ATATCCTTAGGGGTTCAGCTACCAGCTTTTTGCCTGACTTAGGGGAATCAATTTCTAGCAGAAATGGTGATCCACTACAATTTCATG ATGTTCAGGATGGTAAATCAGGATGCTACAATAGTGGTATCAGGAGAGAGGTTGGCAAATCAACTTTTGGCAACATGGATGATTCTTTGCGAACTG CATCCCAAATACTGTCCATCATGAAGCCCCCATCAGAAGCAAGAATTTCCCAAAGCTCTCAATCTGGACAGGCACATTATTCTTTAGCATCTTCTGAGGCAAGGATTGCTTTGGATGCAAGTTGTAGAAGGAACTCAGTGATCAATGATTCAAACAGAAATTTTGATGGTAGTTGGACCTCTGGAATGTCTCACTTTGCTACCCAGCTTCGTGCATCAGTAAAATCGTGCTTGAACTTACAAACTATTCCGCGAATGAACTCAGTAAGGGATCATCAGTGGGGAAAATCATCAAGGAACAGTCATCCACCTCACGATCATCAGACCTTcat GAGACCAGCAGCTTTTGAGGGTCAGGATTTGGCCATGTTCGATATCCCAGCATCTGATATGTCCAATGCAGATAAAGAGAAACTAGACTCAAGTAGTCAGCACACTGAAAGTTCTAGTGGCACAGAAAGCTGTTGTA ATATTGGTACTGACCCAGGCTTACAAGAAGACAAGGGTCGATCAGCAAACCAg CTAAGCACACAGAACAGTATAGCGGATGCGAAATGTGACGGCCCTGCCCCTACATCTTCATACACCCTGACATGTAAAGATCCCAAGATTCAGGAACTAGTAGATGACTGCCCTTCGTTCGACCTTGGCTTCTAA
- the LOC120677621 gene encoding uncharacterized protein LOC120677621 isoform X1, translating into MEAEPPQRWAATYTKHVKQKRKAYHDGALLLYPASGRLVLLDDAGDTLESRFLRSSEELSPGAALSFQAHLVDVGEPEDGPARYASSSASASAAGSRASRRGGGARARPPSSGRVFPPRASRAFANPSKSRGCERWGDGDAAGSEVVDSKFQEWTALYTAQLTQKSKKYHNGFVKLVQASPHLQQIVLLSEDGQVLGSRHLKSGESIESGKKCHFPNYLIEICEAENQKQEESMVHSGQKNGGNTCNKMGLGASSTSKKFVSPQKFHGLDDTASKVTASYGKPESDKVETVAAGCTGSLMKADSGFKEWNALYTTQLTQKAKKYHDGILRLVQIGSHARQIVLLDEYGEVLGNRYLKSVESVESGTKCQLPNYLIEVYEPRNQPNETKLSSKDALNQTGPRDQKNTGDKMSEKSRSPKFVSPFKSQMPRRVTGKTMQALVGHRLPKQPAVTWMHHKISMVAKLNVITNILRGSATSFLPDLGESISSRNGDPLQFHDVQDGKSGCYNSGIRREVGKSTFGNMDDSLRTASQILSIMKPPSEARISQSSQSGQAHYSLASSEARIALDASCRRNSVINDSNRNFDGSWTSGMSHFATQLRASVKSCLNLQTIPRMNSVRDHQWGKSSRNSHPPHDHQTFMRPAAFEGQDLAMFDIPASDMSNADKEKLDSSSQHTESSSGTESCCNIGTDPGLQEDKGRSANQLSTQNSIADAKCDGPAPTSSYTLTCKDPKIQELVDDCPSFDLGF; encoded by the exons ATGGAGGCGGAGCCGCCGCAGCGGTGGGCGGCGACGTACACGAAGCACGTGAAGCAGAAGCGCAAGGCCTACCACgacggcgccctcctcctctacCCGGCCTCGGgccgcctcgtcctcctcgacgacgccggcgacaCCCTCGAGTCCAGGTTCCTCCGCTCCAGCGAGGAGCTCTCCCCGGGGGCCGCGCTCTCCTTCCAGGCGCACCTCGTCGACGTCGGCGAGCCCGAGGACGGCCCCGCCAGGTACGCCTCCtcttccgcctccgcctccgctgccggtTCCCGCGCCTcgcgccgcggcggtggcgccaggGCGCGTCCGCCGAGCTCCGGGAGGGTGTTCCCGCCTCGTGCGTCCCGCGCGTTCGCGAACCCGTCGAAGAGCCGCGGGTGCGAGCGCTGGGGCGACggcgatgccgcgggctcggaGGTGGTGGACTCCAAGTTCCAAG AGTGGACCGCGCTGTACACCGCCCAGCTGACTCAGAAGTCAAAGAAGTACCACAATGGCTTCGTGAAGCTTGTGCAGGCCAGCCCACATTTGCAGCAG ATTGTTTTGCTCTCTGAGGATGGCCAAGTGCTAGGCAGCAGGCACCTCAAGTCTGGGGAATCCATTGAAAGTGGGAAGAAATGCCATTTTCCTAATTATCTGATTGAGATTTGTGAGGCCGAAAATCAGAAACAAG AGGAATCTATGGTGCACTCAGGACAAAAGAATGGAGGAAATACATGTAACAAGATGGGACTGGGTGCATCCAGTACATCTAAAAAATTTGTCAGCCCACAGAAGTTTCATG GTCTTGATGACACTGCATCAAAAGTCACCGCTAGCTATGGTAAGCCAGAGTCTGACAAGGTTGAAACAGTGGCTGCTGGTTGCACAGGGAGCCTTATGAAAGCAGACTCAGGTTTCAAAG AATGGAATGCCCTATACACTACTCAACTTACTCAAAAAGCAAAGAAGTACCATGATGGCATCTTGAGGCTCGTGCAAATTGGTTCACATGCAAGGCAG ATTGTTTTGTTGGATGAATATGGTGAAGTGCTTGGCAACAGATATCTCAAATCTGTTGAATCTGTAGAAAGTGGGACGAAATGCCAGCTGCCTAACTATCTTATTGAAGTTTATGAGCCCAGAAATCAGCCAAATG AGACTAAGCTGTCCTCGAAGGATGCTTTGAATCAGACAGGACCGAGGGATCAAAAGAATACAGGTGACAAAATGAGTGAAAAAAGTAGATCTCCAAAGTTTGTTAGCCCATTTAAGTCCCAA ATGCCCAGAAGAGTAACTGGGAAAACAATGCAAGCTCTAGTAGGCCACAGGTTGCCAAAACAACCTGCAGTAACATGGATGCACCACAAAATTTCAATGGTAGCTAAGCTTAATGTTATAACCA ATATCCTTAGGGGTTCAGCTACCAGCTTTTTGCCTGACTTAGGGGAATCAATTTCTAGCAGAAATGGTGATCCACTACAATTTCATG ATGTTCAGGATGGTAAATCAGGATGCTACAATAGTGGTATCAGGAGAGAGGTTGGCAAATCAACTTTTGGCAACATGGATGATTCTTTGCGAACTG CATCCCAAATACTGTCCATCATGAAGCCCCCATCAGAAGCAAGAATTTCCCAAAGCTCTCAATCTGGACAGGCACATTATTCTTTAGCATCTTCTGAGGCAAGGATTGCTTTGGATGCAAGTTGTAGAAGGAACTCAGTGATCAATGATTCAAACAGAAATTTTGATGGTAGTTGGACCTCTGGAATGTCTCACTTTGCTACCCAGCTTCGTGCATCAGTAAAATCGTGCTTGAACTTACAAACTATTCCGCGAATGAACTCAGTAAGGGATCATCAGTGGGGAAAATCATCAAGGAACAGTCATCCACCTCACGATCATCAGACCTTcat GAGACCAGCAGCTTTTGAGGGTCAGGATTTGGCCATGTTCGATATCCCAGCATCTGATATGTCCAATGCAGATAAAGAGAAACTAGACTCAAGTAGTCAGCACACTGAAAGTTCTAGTGGCACAGAAAGCTGTTGTA ATATTGGTACTGACCCAGGCTTACAAGAAGACAAGGGTCGATCAGCAAACCAg CTAAGCACACAGAACAGTATAGCGGATGCGAAATGTGACGGCCCTGCCCCTACATCTTCATACACCCTGACATGTAAAGATCCCAAGATTCAGGAACTAGTAGATGACTGCCCTTCGTTCGACCTTGGCTTCTAA
- the LOC120677621 gene encoding uncharacterized protein LOC120677621 isoform X2 yields MEAEPPQRWAATYTKHVKQKRKAYHDGALLLYPASGRLVLLDDAGDTLESRFLRSSEELSPGAALSFQAHLVDVGEPEDGPARYASSSASASAAGSRASRRGGGARARPPSSGRVFPPRASRAFANPSKSRGCERWGDGDAAGSEVVDSKFQEWTALYTAQLTQKSKKYHNGFVKLVQASPHLQQIVLLSEDGQVLGSRHLKSGESIESGKKCHFPNYLIEICEAENQKQEESMVHSGQKNGGNTCNKMGLGASSTSKKFVSPQKFHGLDDTASKVTASYGKPESDKVETVAAGCTGSLMKADSGFKEWNALYTTQLTQKAKKYHDGILRLVQIGSHARQIVLLDEYGEVLGNRYLKSVESVESGTKCQLPNYLIEVYEPRNQPNETKLSSKDALNQTGPRDQKNTGDKMSEKNAQKSNWENNASSSRPQVAKTTCSNMDAPQNFNDILRGSATSFLPDLGESISSRNGDPLQFHDVQDGKSGCYNSGIRREVGKSTFGNMDDSLRTASQILSIMKPPSEARISQSSQSGQAHYSLASSEARIALDASCRRNSVINDSNRNFDGSWTSGMSHFATQLRASVKSCLNLQTIPRMNSVRDHQWGKSSRNSHPPHDHQTFMRPAAFEGQDLAMFDIPASDMSNADKEKLDSSSQHTESSSGTESCCNIGTDPGLQEDKGRSANQLSTQNSIADAKCDGPAPTSSYTLTCKDPKIQELVDDCPSFDLGF; encoded by the exons ATGGAGGCGGAGCCGCCGCAGCGGTGGGCGGCGACGTACACGAAGCACGTGAAGCAGAAGCGCAAGGCCTACCACgacggcgccctcctcctctacCCGGCCTCGGgccgcctcgtcctcctcgacgacgccggcgacaCCCTCGAGTCCAGGTTCCTCCGCTCCAGCGAGGAGCTCTCCCCGGGGGCCGCGCTCTCCTTCCAGGCGCACCTCGTCGACGTCGGCGAGCCCGAGGACGGCCCCGCCAGGTACGCCTCCtcttccgcctccgcctccgctgccggtTCCCGCGCCTcgcgccgcggcggtggcgccaggGCGCGTCCGCCGAGCTCCGGGAGGGTGTTCCCGCCTCGTGCGTCCCGCGCGTTCGCGAACCCGTCGAAGAGCCGCGGGTGCGAGCGCTGGGGCGACggcgatgccgcgggctcggaGGTGGTGGACTCCAAGTTCCAAG AGTGGACCGCGCTGTACACCGCCCAGCTGACTCAGAAGTCAAAGAAGTACCACAATGGCTTCGTGAAGCTTGTGCAGGCCAGCCCACATTTGCAGCAG ATTGTTTTGCTCTCTGAGGATGGCCAAGTGCTAGGCAGCAGGCACCTCAAGTCTGGGGAATCCATTGAAAGTGGGAAGAAATGCCATTTTCCTAATTATCTGATTGAGATTTGTGAGGCCGAAAATCAGAAACAAG AGGAATCTATGGTGCACTCAGGACAAAAGAATGGAGGAAATACATGTAACAAGATGGGACTGGGTGCATCCAGTACATCTAAAAAATTTGTCAGCCCACAGAAGTTTCATG GTCTTGATGACACTGCATCAAAAGTCACCGCTAGCTATGGTAAGCCAGAGTCTGACAAGGTTGAAACAGTGGCTGCTGGTTGCACAGGGAGCCTTATGAAAGCAGACTCAGGTTTCAAAG AATGGAATGCCCTATACACTACTCAACTTACTCAAAAAGCAAAGAAGTACCATGATGGCATCTTGAGGCTCGTGCAAATTGGTTCACATGCAAGGCAG ATTGTTTTGTTGGATGAATATGGTGAAGTGCTTGGCAACAGATATCTCAAATCTGTTGAATCTGTAGAAAGTGGGACGAAATGCCAGCTGCCTAACTATCTTATTGAAGTTTATGAGCCCAGAAATCAGCCAAATG AGACTAAGCTGTCCTCGAAGGATGCTTTGAATCAGACAGGACCGAGGGATCAAAAGAATACAGGTGACAAAATGAGTGAAAAAA ATGCCCAGAAGAGTAACTGGGAAAACAATGCAAGCTCTAGTAGGCCACAGGTTGCCAAAACAACCTGCAGTAACATGGATGCACCACAAAATTTCAATG ATATCCTTAGGGGTTCAGCTACCAGCTTTTTGCCTGACTTAGGGGAATCAATTTCTAGCAGAAATGGTGATCCACTACAATTTCATG ATGTTCAGGATGGTAAATCAGGATGCTACAATAGTGGTATCAGGAGAGAGGTTGGCAAATCAACTTTTGGCAACATGGATGATTCTTTGCGAACTG CATCCCAAATACTGTCCATCATGAAGCCCCCATCAGAAGCAAGAATTTCCCAAAGCTCTCAATCTGGACAGGCACATTATTCTTTAGCATCTTCTGAGGCAAGGATTGCTTTGGATGCAAGTTGTAGAAGGAACTCAGTGATCAATGATTCAAACAGAAATTTTGATGGTAGTTGGACCTCTGGAATGTCTCACTTTGCTACCCAGCTTCGTGCATCAGTAAAATCGTGCTTGAACTTACAAACTATTCCGCGAATGAACTCAGTAAGGGATCATCAGTGGGGAAAATCATCAAGGAACAGTCATCCACCTCACGATCATCAGACCTTcat GAGACCAGCAGCTTTTGAGGGTCAGGATTTGGCCATGTTCGATATCCCAGCATCTGATATGTCCAATGCAGATAAAGAGAAACTAGACTCAAGTAGTCAGCACACTGAAAGTTCTAGTGGCACAGAAAGCTGTTGTA ATATTGGTACTGACCCAGGCTTACAAGAAGACAAGGGTCGATCAGCAAACCAg CTAAGCACACAGAACAGTATAGCGGATGCGAAATGTGACGGCCCTGCCCCTACATCTTCATACACCCTGACATGTAAAGATCCCAAGATTCAGGAACTAGTAGATGACTGCCCTTCGTTCGACCTTGGCTTCTAA
- the LOC120677621 gene encoding uncharacterized protein LOC120677621 isoform X3 produces the protein MEAEPPQRWAATYTKHVKQKRKAYHDGALLLYPASGRLVLLDDAGDTLESRFLRSSEELSPGAALSFQAHLVDVGEPEDGPARYASSSASASAAGSRASRRGGGARARPPSSGRVFPPRASRAFANPSKSRGCERWGDGDAAGSEVVDSKFQEWTALYTAQLTQKSKKYHNGFVKLVQASPHLQQIVLLSEDGQVLGSRHLKSGESIESGKKCHFPNYLIEICEAENQKQEESMVHSGQKNGGNTCNKMGLGASSTSKKFVSPQKFHGLDDTASKVTASYGKPESDKVETVAAGCTGSLMKADSGFKEWNALYTTQLTQKAKKYHDGILRLVQIGSHARQIVLLDEYGEVLGNRYLKSVESVESGTKCQLPNYLIEVYEPRNQPNETKLSSKDALNQTGPRDQKNTDAQKSNWENNASSSRPQVAKTTCSNMDAPQNFNDILRGSATSFLPDLGESISSRNGDPLQFHDVQDGKSGCYNSGIRREVGKSTFGNMDDSLRTASQILSIMKPPSEARISQSSQSGQAHYSLASSEARIALDASCRRNSVINDSNRNFDGSWTSGMSHFATQLRASVKSCLNLQTIPRMNSVRDHQWGKSSRNSHPPHDHQTFMRPAAFEGQDLAMFDIPASDMSNADKEKLDSSSQHTESSSGTESCCNIGTDPGLQEDKGRSANQLSTQNSIADAKCDGPAPTSSYTLTCKDPKIQELVDDCPSFDLGF, from the exons ATGGAGGCGGAGCCGCCGCAGCGGTGGGCGGCGACGTACACGAAGCACGTGAAGCAGAAGCGCAAGGCCTACCACgacggcgccctcctcctctacCCGGCCTCGGgccgcctcgtcctcctcgacgacgccggcgacaCCCTCGAGTCCAGGTTCCTCCGCTCCAGCGAGGAGCTCTCCCCGGGGGCCGCGCTCTCCTTCCAGGCGCACCTCGTCGACGTCGGCGAGCCCGAGGACGGCCCCGCCAGGTACGCCTCCtcttccgcctccgcctccgctgccggtTCCCGCGCCTcgcgccgcggcggtggcgccaggGCGCGTCCGCCGAGCTCCGGGAGGGTGTTCCCGCCTCGTGCGTCCCGCGCGTTCGCGAACCCGTCGAAGAGCCGCGGGTGCGAGCGCTGGGGCGACggcgatgccgcgggctcggaGGTGGTGGACTCCAAGTTCCAAG AGTGGACCGCGCTGTACACCGCCCAGCTGACTCAGAAGTCAAAGAAGTACCACAATGGCTTCGTGAAGCTTGTGCAGGCCAGCCCACATTTGCAGCAG ATTGTTTTGCTCTCTGAGGATGGCCAAGTGCTAGGCAGCAGGCACCTCAAGTCTGGGGAATCCATTGAAAGTGGGAAGAAATGCCATTTTCCTAATTATCTGATTGAGATTTGTGAGGCCGAAAATCAGAAACAAG AGGAATCTATGGTGCACTCAGGACAAAAGAATGGAGGAAATACATGTAACAAGATGGGACTGGGTGCATCCAGTACATCTAAAAAATTTGTCAGCCCACAGAAGTTTCATG GTCTTGATGACACTGCATCAAAAGTCACCGCTAGCTATGGTAAGCCAGAGTCTGACAAGGTTGAAACAGTGGCTGCTGGTTGCACAGGGAGCCTTATGAAAGCAGACTCAGGTTTCAAAG AATGGAATGCCCTATACACTACTCAACTTACTCAAAAAGCAAAGAAGTACCATGATGGCATCTTGAGGCTCGTGCAAATTGGTTCACATGCAAGGCAG ATTGTTTTGTTGGATGAATATGGTGAAGTGCTTGGCAACAGATATCTCAAATCTGTTGAATCTGTAGAAAGTGGGACGAAATGCCAGCTGCCTAACTATCTTATTGAAGTTTATGAGCCCAGAAATCAGCCAAATG AGACTAAGCTGTCCTCGAAGGATGCTTTGAATCAGACAGGACCGAGGGATCAAAAGAATACAG ATGCCCAGAAGAGTAACTGGGAAAACAATGCAAGCTCTAGTAGGCCACAGGTTGCCAAAACAACCTGCAGTAACATGGATGCACCACAAAATTTCAATG ATATCCTTAGGGGTTCAGCTACCAGCTTTTTGCCTGACTTAGGGGAATCAATTTCTAGCAGAAATGGTGATCCACTACAATTTCATG ATGTTCAGGATGGTAAATCAGGATGCTACAATAGTGGTATCAGGAGAGAGGTTGGCAAATCAACTTTTGGCAACATGGATGATTCTTTGCGAACTG CATCCCAAATACTGTCCATCATGAAGCCCCCATCAGAAGCAAGAATTTCCCAAAGCTCTCAATCTGGACAGGCACATTATTCTTTAGCATCTTCTGAGGCAAGGATTGCTTTGGATGCAAGTTGTAGAAGGAACTCAGTGATCAATGATTCAAACAGAAATTTTGATGGTAGTTGGACCTCTGGAATGTCTCACTTTGCTACCCAGCTTCGTGCATCAGTAAAATCGTGCTTGAACTTACAAACTATTCCGCGAATGAACTCAGTAAGGGATCATCAGTGGGGAAAATCATCAAGGAACAGTCATCCACCTCACGATCATCAGACCTTcat GAGACCAGCAGCTTTTGAGGGTCAGGATTTGGCCATGTTCGATATCCCAGCATCTGATATGTCCAATGCAGATAAAGAGAAACTAGACTCAAGTAGTCAGCACACTGAAAGTTCTAGTGGCACAGAAAGCTGTTGTA ATATTGGTACTGACCCAGGCTTACAAGAAGACAAGGGTCGATCAGCAAACCAg CTAAGCACACAGAACAGTATAGCGGATGCGAAATGTGACGGCCCTGCCCCTACATCTTCATACACCCTGACATGTAAAGATCCCAAGATTCAGGAACTAGTAGATGACTGCCCTTCGTTCGACCTTGGCTTCTAA